ATCTGATCAATTCACTGTGTCATGATAAAGATATATCTAGCATGGAACCTCTTCTCTTACAGGTGAATTTGAGCTCTATATTTATTACGATCATGTTTGTTTCAGTCACTGACTAATTAAATACATCATATACAGCACAAACAGAGGATAAAGAAAAGAGcaaaattccatttttttttaatttcgtGAACACTGGCCATTAAAGATTTTTTGCTGGATCTTTTGCTATAAAGTATATGGTGTTAAACATTCATCAGCCTGAGTCCTTATGTTCTTTGGGCATTTTAATGATCTTAGTACTTTCAGATTCTACGAATTGGCTTCTATGAGGTTGTCAAATTGGACATGCCACCTTATGCTGTTGTAGATGAGGTATTTTATGGCCCATATGTATTTCTTGTTTAGTAATGAATTGGTTGGATTGGATTCATGTTGCCTGAGGCTTGAGAAAATGTCATAAAGATTATAATTTGAACAATGGATATgaactaaatttataattgcAAAGGATTTTCATTTActgaattcaatttttttaatgttgtctACTGGTGATGTGTTATGGTTATGAGAGtgattattgttttgaaattcaacctatatttcttctcttttttcagaagaattaatttttgaaaataaattttgatgtcATGTTACTATAATTTTGAGGCTTTGgttcaatataatatatacactATAGTTCCAACCTTCTTTTAATGTAGTATGAATATACTATAGTTCCAACCTTCTTTTAATTGTAGTATGAATCTGCTGTATGAAATGCAGAACGTGGAGCTTGCTAAAGTTGCTCTTAGACCTGGGGCTGGAAACATGGTCAATGGAATCCTCCGAAAGCTAGTTGCACttaaggttttatttttttgtatattgaATGTTTTAACTgtatgttggaagtctcacatcgactaaatataataaaaatttagaatatataagtgggtgcaaacctcacgtTATAAGTTGATTTTGTGAGGGTAGAGTTAGGCATAAAATGCACTTCTTAATATGCTATTAGAGTCATGGATTAGAACCTAGTCCTATGCTCGAAATGTATATACCTCAGTATCTTATAAGctggttttgtagggttgacTTAGGCTTAAAGTCTAGAAAAATTTTATTCCCGTTCTGGTGTTCGTGGGTCCTTACTATTTGTAATGACTTATTCTTGGTGTTCTTCTTCATGTTCGGCCTTATATAATATACAACTTTATTTTGCGTGGTCCACTTCTAATTTGACCTAGACCAAGTCTTCTTATTTGACCTAGACAGAGTCCAACCCTTCCTTTTCGATTGAAACCTTGTCAGAGTAAATAAGTCCTTACATACAGTAAGCAGCCCACCCCGGAATGATtgagaacaattttttttcaagattttaaATCTAGCTCAACCCTACTAAACtaacttgtaaggtgaggtttgcattcatttatatactttaaattggtcttatctctagtcgaagTTGGACTTTCAATAcacccttcacgccgaggtttATACATCTCAAACGTGAaattagacattaatgggtggtctaATAGCGGGTGAAACAACAAACCAACAAAGTCCAATTCTTAACACTATAAATCATgaagaattttatcaaatcCATTGATGTTTGGTTTGCAGGAGAACGGTACTCTTCCTTTGCCCAAAGTGGAGGGTGATGACCGTGCTCAAGCACGTGCGTTGGCTACTCTACACTCACATCCAGTTGTGAGTGACTTACTGCTTTCACTTTTTCTATACCACTATTCATTATTCTAACAGGAAAATTCAAAACTAGGAATCATGCATCAGAGACCGATAACcataaaatcttttattaacCTCAATACCATTAAAGTATGGGTACGGTATAAGCTTAAGATATTCAAAATAgttgtaaacaaaaaaaatcaataaagaaTTAGAACTATGTGATCAATACTTAGTTTGTACTCATTTTCTACCTTGCTCTTGCATACCTAAAGTGTTATGCtattgttattttcttaatattttgtgGTGGTTATCAAAACATAATAGGCTAACGTTGAAGgccaaaaaaattttatttcgAAGGTGGAATTTGTATTTCAGGATTTGGATACAGTGCACTAAAATATAATGGTTCTCACTTTGAAAGGTGTTTTCTTGGTTGTTTATTTTCTCAGGTTAGTATCATTGGTCAAACATAAGTTTGCTGTACCTAAGATCAAATGCCTAGATAAATATATCCTAAATGTCTATCCCTGTTTTTTGCAAGAAGAGTTTTAAGAGTATTCTGTTAGGATATAAGGAGAAGAGACATAAGTTAAGATAGTTAGAATATTAATGGGTTAGTTATTTGAGGTGTTAGTTAGATAAATTGGGGGAGAAGGAGAGGACAAAAAAAAGATGTTAATTTTGTAGACTGAACCTTAGCTCTTTGTGAAGGATGAGAGAGTGCTCTCTTATTTCttgtttttccattttattgaataaaaatatttcttttatttctcttttcaattcttGGTTCCTAACAAATTGGTCTAACCTATCGGGTCTTTGAGGGAGAGCCTATGTTCGAGATGAAGGAAGCACAAATTTGGGCCATGGTGAAGCTGCCAGTGTTTTGCGGCAGACCCAATTGGTTCGATTGCTAGGACTGAAAAATTCTGAGATGCAAGGAATTCATTCATGAGCATGGAGGGTAtgactgtttttatttttttttattggcaATGTCAAATGTTAGTATTTGTTAGTGGGAGGAGTTGAACCCACAACCTCTCACCCTCCTTTCTAACTTTACCACTAAGCCAAATTTATATGAGTGTGACTATGCTTTGGTTCTACATTTTGTGCCAAGATAATCCAGATTCATTGGGAATCATTTTCCACGGCTTTGGTAAAAAGATTCAAAGATAGTTATGGTAGAAATATCTTTGAAAGATTGACTGccatgaaaaaagaaaagaaaactgagATGCAATCTTGCAGCAAATAAGTGGAAACTTCCACAGTGTTCTTGCATGAGGACCAGCATTTTAGATGTATAAAAGGGGACACTGATTCAGAGAGTAGTAGTTTTAAGTGTGATGGTAATGCATTTCAATTCTTGAAATCTGAAAGTAGAAGTAAAGAAGGTTGGGTAATGAAGAATCACACCATCTGTAGtggagaaaaaacaaaaaatgtggTGAGATTAGCAAgagaaataaaaatcattatggAGAAAGAAGTGGATGCATCAACAAAGAGAGTGAAGATTATGGACTTATGATCAGTTTCTTGATAATCCGATTATAAAGTTAACCAATAAGAAAGATGAAGATCGACATGCAACCAAGCATCATTCCCGGATTCAGATTTCCATAATATGAATAAGAAATGATTGTTGGACTCATTTGATAATGAAGGTGGTGGGAACATCAATGACATTGGAATCTTGGAATTTCAACTTACTGGGTTTAGAGACTTTTATACAAAATCCAATCTCATCCCCACCACCACCCAGGCCTCCAGGCCCAAAATTTGCAAGCTGTAGCCAGTGGATTCCCTTCCTATGATAGGACAATATCACAATGCTTTCAAGAAGGATAGATAAAGATCACTGTGATGAAGATGAGCCACAGGATCAAACTTCCACTATTACagccttgaggacaaggttgatttTTGGAGGAGTGAATTGTTAGGATACAAGGATAAGTGAAATTAGTTAAGATATTTAGAATATTAACGAGTTAGTTACTTGAGGTGTTAGATATAAATAGGAAAGGCGATGAGAGAAAAGAATGTCAATTTTGTAGATTGAGCATTAgctctttgtgaaggggaaGCCCTTGAAGGAGAGACTGCTCTCCTATTTCGTGTTATTTTCAttctattcaataaaaaatccttcttttctttccctttgCATTTCTTGGTTATGGCTGCATGTTTAGTCTTGCTTTTCCATTCTAGATAGTTGAAGTCAATAGTTGATTGTCTAAAGATTTTTGTCTAACAAAATTGGTTAGCTGTGATGATTAATGTTGCATCCCCAAAATGGAAATGaggcaaaaagaagaaaaaatattgattgAATTAATTGAACAGAACAAAGGAGACAAATCTCTCCTCAGACTGTTTACCCTTTTACACAAAGGTAATGCTTTGTTTACAATtgataaaacataaaatgtCACCATCTCCCTTACACCCTCATATGTTTTATCTATATCTAGTTAACCCCTCTAACTTACTAACCACTAATTTTCCTTTCTCTGTTCTAACTCATAACAATGAACAAATTTGTTTACCTTTTTTGGCATAACCATTTTAGTTTACTTTTTCTATAAATCAAAGTATAGTAGGGATATATTACTCCAATAGTACTACCCAAGGTGCCAATGGCATGGGATCCTACAAGGGCAGGAAGAGGACCACTGTATAATGAATAATTAGTATTCTTTTAACCAAACTAGAATGTAAGAGTTAACAAAACGAACTTTGCAATTTACTAAAGTTGCTATCAGCAAAATAAGGTaggtaaaatttaataaaaacattttcttattGCTCCTTTTGCAGTGGATGGTAAGGAGATGGACAAAGTATCTCGGCCAGGAAGAAGCCATTAAATTGATGATATGGAACAACAGTGAGCCCAGTTTCAGCTTAAGGCAAGTGAATCTTTCTTCCATTTATTTGTGCTCTACCTGGGGTAGcatgtaacacataataaaGAACTCAAgctatatttttatgataatttcaGAGCAAATCGTGCAAGTGGTTTTTCAAGAGATGACCTTGTGGCACAGCTTAATGCATTGAAGGTGCTACCACTGCCATGATTGAATGTGGCATTTGCTTATCATAGTATctgctttttattttatttttattgtttaatgtttttgtaaatttataaaattgtgcAGTTTGTTTTTGAATGaattcctttcttttttattaggttTGAGTAGAAGTTCATGTTACATTTGCActataaaattgtatattacCTGTTACTCTCTATATTGTCAATGTCTTCCTGACAGATTTAAGTTTCAGGTCCCTCACAAGCTTTCATTGTATTTAGATGAATTTGTTCGTGTCAAAACTGGGTTGCAGGTATAAATTTCCTTACGAGTATTATGAATTTCTATGGTGTCGAACACTCATTAGAGGAGAATATCCGTTCGGACTGAACTATATgcatattttctcccttatgtAAATAATAGCTCATAGGTTCAACAGTGTGTAATTGTGCTTTAGCTGACTACTTGCTTACTGTGGGTTATCTTTTACTTTCAtttctcttatatttttcaaatgggAGGCATtgaagttatatttatatttgctGTTATTATCTGTTATGAAGTAAGCATGACTTTCTCGTTTAAGCTGACTGATTGTAGGCTCGTATTTCAGATTGTCATTCATGCTGGTCTGCTCAAAAAGGGTTTATGTTCAGTTCAGGATGAAAGTGCAGGTCAACTGTCAACTTTTCTCATAGAAGGGATTCATATAAGGCAGTAATATCTATAAGTTTATTTTCTCCTCTTTTGCATTTTACTTGAAACACTGTGACTGGCCTCTTCTTTGCTAGATGACCCACCAGGGATAATACTACATCATTTTATGCATTCATGTTCCTGTATGGGTTTTCTTTGTAAGATTTTGTTGTGATTGATGGAATTTGTGACCAAAGGCCTTGCATTTAGCATACACACGATTTTACCTAATATGCTAATCAATGTATAGATTTCAACCGGtctttattttccattttgaatttaaagaaatttttactTTACATGGTTATATATTATCGTACAGTGTGTCACATCCTTGATTGCAGGTCTAGTAGTTTCTGTTGTGGATCCTCAACCTGGTGAAACTATCGTGGATGGCTGTGCTGCTCCTGGTGGGAAGACCCTATACATGGCCTCTCATTTAAGTGGCCAAGGTACTAATTtgtctaagatattttattaaatcatattgaatttcaatttcttcAGATACTCTGATAGATATTTTCTtgactttgtttttctttagaGGAGATTTGTTTCAGATACTTTTAGTTTTCGTGAGTTAGGTCTCTTACCCTTGGAGTTGGAATTATAATAAGCTTTGTAAAACATGAACATCGTTTCAGATCCCCTCTCCCCACGGACCCCCTCATAACATGTAGCAGGAATCGTGTTCTCTGTTGGAGATAATAATCTCCTTCGATCTTCACTCATTCTGGCTATGAGACTGTATTTTTGTCTACAATATTCTAacttaaaaatttgttgatataCTAGTTTCTTGCTTTTTCCGTTTTCCATTCAGCAGAATAAAAGGAAAGCTTGTGTTTTCAGGTAAGGTATTTGCAGTTGATGTAAATAGTGGTAGGTTGAGAATTCTTAAAGAGACAGCAAAGTTGCACCAAGTGGATGGTGTCATTACCGCCATTCATGCTGATCTTCGTACATTGACTGTATGTTATTTTCTCCCTGTAAGTGTTAACTCTGAAATTGTTATGTAATTATTTCTTATTAGTTTTCTTTTGGATTTTATCCAGGATAATGAACAACTTAAGAGTGACAAAGTTTTGTTGGATGCTCCATGTTCTGGACTTGGTGTTCTATCCAAGGTGATTGTGTTAAAATATGTTTCCTCATTGTCATTGTTTTCACAAATTAATTAGTATATTCTGCTTATCTTGTTTATTAATCTGTTTTATTCATTGGCTTTTGAAGAGAGCGGACTTGCGCTGGAACAGGGCGCTTAAGGATATGGAAGAACTGAAGAAATTACAAGATGAGCTACTGGATGCAGCATCCAAGTAAGCTGGGGATTCTCTTTGATGTTTCCTCTCTGTTTGTgtacattatattttatccaGTGAATTCATTGAATGAAGTGACGAAAAGCTTCATATGCTGGTTGCTTATTGCATAATCAATCAATGCTTGTTGTTGTATGCTGATATGAAAAATTGAGTATACTAATTTCGAAATAATTTCTGTAGTAGATGAAACTAATGATACATTGTTTCCCTAATGCATTTTTTTTGCACATTTAGATTGGTAAAACCTGGGGGAGTATTAGTTTACAGTACATGCTCCATAGATCCTGAAGAGAACGATGACAGGGTGGCTGCATTTCTTGTAAGACATCCGGTAAGAATGATCACTATTCACTAAtcttattcaaatattttaatcttttgtttAAAATACTCTTTCCTTTTCTGAATCGCACTACTTCAAATTAGCTTCAGTTGAATTGTTATATGGAAGATGTTTTAAATGGCA
This window of the Vigna angularis cultivar LongXiaoDou No.4 chromosome 7, ASM1680809v1, whole genome shotgun sequence genome carries:
- the LOC108338687 gene encoding uncharacterized protein LOC108338687 isoform X2, giving the protein MAQVLYMALPVPAKPRKAASSSSSSKPLKLPRRSRSTNISIPTVKGSGRRLLKPQKLNLEVSPHRAVSAVRLMRIELGGAFADLLNEKGKGSGENEMGYVQRTLGFRTRELSHHDLRLVTDIVGGTIRWRRYLDHLINSLCHDKDISSMEPLLLQILRIGFYEVVKLDMPPYAVVDENVELAKVALRPGAGNMVNGILRKLVALKWMVRRWTKYLGQEEAIKLMIWNNSEPSFSLRANRASGFSRDDLVAQLNALKVPHKLSLYLDEFVRVKTGLQIVIHAGLLKKGLCSVQDESAGLVVSVVDPQPGETIVDGCAAPGGKTLYMASHLSGQGKVFAVDVNSGRLRILKETAKLHQVDGVITAIHADLRTLTDNEQLKSDKVLLDAPCSGLGVLSKRADLRWNRALKDMEELKKLQDELLDAASKLVKPGGVLVYSTCSIDPEENDDRVAAFLVRHPDFRIDPVDRYVPPDFVTSSGFFFSNPVKHSLDGSFAARLVRDS
- the LOC108338687 gene encoding uncharacterized protein LOC108338687 isoform X1, with the translated sequence MAQVLYMALPVPAKPRKAASSSSSSKPLKLPRRSRSTNISIPTVKGSGRRLLKPQKLNLEVSPHRAVSAVRLMRIELGGAFADLLNEKGKGSGENEMGYVQRTLGFRTRELSHHDLRLVTDIVGGTIRWRRYLDHLINSLCHDKDISSMEPLLLQILRIGFYEVVKLDMPPYAVVDENVELAKVALRPGAGNMVNGILRKLVALKENGTLPLPKVEGDDRAQARALATLHSHPVWMVRRWTKYLGQEEAIKLMIWNNSEPSFSLRANRASGFSRDDLVAQLNALKVPHKLSLYLDEFVRVKTGLQIVIHAGLLKKGLCSVQDESAGLVVSVVDPQPGETIVDGCAAPGGKTLYMASHLSGQGKVFAVDVNSGRLRILKETAKLHQVDGVITAIHADLRTLTDNEQLKSDKVLLDAPCSGLGVLSKRADLRWNRALKDMEELKKLQDELLDAASKLVKPGGVLVYSTCSIDPEENDDRVAAFLVRHPDFRIDPVDRYVPPDFVTSSGFFFSNPVKHSLDGSFAARLVRDS